A portion of the Gadus macrocephalus chromosome 10, ASM3116895v1 genome contains these proteins:
- the med12 gene encoding mediator of RNA polymerase II transcription subunit 12 isoform X4: MMAAFGILSYEHRPLKRPRLGPPDVYPQDPKQKEDELTALNVKQGFNNQPAVSGDEHGSAKNVNFNPAKISSNFSSIMAEKLRYNTFPDTGKRKPQVNQKDNFWLVTARSQSSINNWFTDLAGTKPLTLLAKKVPIFSKKEEVFGYLAKYSVPVMRSAWMIKMTCAYHAAITETKVKKRHVTDPCIEWTQIITKYLWEQLQKVAEFYRQFPSQGCASPQPATPAEVETAMKQWEYNEKLAMFMFQDGMLDRHEFLTWVLECFEKVRPGEDELLRLLLPLLLQYSGEFVQSAYLSRRLAYFCTRRLNLLLSDGSLGPGTGGHQSHGILAQPGNALPPTPTSQPAGGNQTQTPFTDFYICPQHRPLVFGLSCMLQSIVLCCPSALVWHYSLTDSRNKTGSPLDLLPISPSNLPMPGSNTAFTQQVRAKVREIEEQIKERGQAVEFRWSFDKCQETTAGFTIGRVLHTLEVLDNHSFEKSDFSNSLDSLYNRIFGSGQSKEGHEMSPDDDAVVTLLCEWAVCCKRSGRHRAMVVAKLLEKRQAEIEAERCGESEVVDEKGSVSSGSLSAATLPVFQDVLLQFLDTQAPTLTEPANESERVEFSNLVLLFCEQIRHDVFSHNIYMCTLISRGDLASDAHLPRPRSPGDDPGDESERKEQDAAAGIKMEDTGLSESMEVDQNSSANFDEMFSPRMHCESKGSPSPEKPVPDQDSKAGVKDKGMDPAFPQVYEQPRHIQYATHFPIPQEESASHECNQRLVVLYGVGKQRDEARHAIKKITKDILKVLNRKSTAETGGEEGQKRKRSKPEAFPTAEDIFSKFQHLSHFDQHQVTSQVSRNVMEQITSFALGMSYHLPLVQHIQFIFDLMEYSLNISGLIDFAIQLLNELSLVEAELLLKSSTLVGSYTTGLCLCIVAVLRRYHSCLILNPEQTAQVFDGLRIVVKSGVNPADCSSAERCILAYLYDLYTSCSHLKSKFGEIFSEFCSKVKNSIYCNIDPSDSNMLWDPVFMMEAISNPSAHNFNHSMVGKLLNDSPPNRYSFVCNVLMDVCVDHRDPERVNDIGILCAELTAYCRSLSAEWLGILKALCCSSNNGNCGFNDLLCNVDVSDLSFHDSLATFVAILIARQCLLLEDLVRCVAIPSLLNAACSEQDSEPGARLTCRILLHLFKTPQRNPVPQDGAKSEKSPVGIRSSCDRHLLAASQNSIVVGAVFAVLKAVFMLGDAELRGSGLSHPAGHDDLSGGRSVSIETASLDVYAKYVLKSICQQEWVGERCLKSLSEDSSALQDPVLVNIQAQRLLQLICYPHRQLDSDDGDNPQRQRITRILQNMDQWTMRQSSLELQLMIKQSTNSELHSLLENIAKATIEVFQKSAEMNSMYPSGSGDGNPSSDNNSSNSKMKPILSSSERSGVWLVAPLIAKLHTSVQGHVLKAAGDELEKGQHLGSSSRKERDRQKQKSMSLLSQQPFLSLVLTCLKGQDEQREGLLTSLYSQVQQIVTNWREDQYQDDCKAKQMMHEALKLRLNLVGGMFDTVQRSTQQTTEWAVLLLDIISSGTVDMQSNNELFTTVLDMLSVLINGTLAADMSSISQGSMEENKRAYMNLVKKLRKELGDRQSESLEKVRQLLPLPKQTRDVITCEPQGSLIDTKGNKIAGFEKEGLQVSTKQKISPWDVFEGLKHSAPLSWGWFGTVRVDRKVSRLEEQQRFLLYHTHLKPKPRSYYLEPLPLPPEEEEPPTPLSQEPEKKMAEAAKPEKNVASTPSDSSKKKTNKKKKTQATKTEDFVSRTPSGGPYVPGMQPDLMMSQQNPYARIGYGQQPIGIYAQNQPLPPGGPGLESPYRPNRNTQMNKMMPARPTYPGMMPSIPGGMMMGMDKQYPMGYKPQPAMPQGQILRQQLQNQSIMGQQMRQMTPNQPYTPMQPAQNINQGYTSYASHMGLQQHPSQAGGGGGGGGGGGGGIVPTAYGNQNFQGSHPGANPAAVDPLRQMQQRPSGYVHQQAPGYNMQNTQRFPHQALQQQAPIMHGLGHMPAQGVHPGMRPNQILAEQQQQQQQQQQQQQQQQQQQQQQQQQQQQQQQQQQQQFLRQQAALRVCQQQQQQQQQQQQQQQQQQQQQQQVQQQQQQQQQQQQVQQQQVQQQQVQQQQQQQQQVPPQQQQQVPPQQQVQQVQQVQQVQQQQQQQQQQQQQQQVATSQTPTQAQSQALGMQPLPPQQTMFPRQGMQQTQQQQQTAALVRQLQQQLSNTQPGQNTNSYY; this comes from the exons GATGAATTGACTGCATTAAACGTAAAACAAGGATTTAATAATCAACCAGCGGTGTCCGGAGATGAACATGGCAGCGCAAAAAATGTCAACTTTAATCCCGCCAAG ATCAGCTCAAACTTCAGCAGCATTATGGCTGAGAAGCTTCGCTACAACACATTCCCAGACACAGGGAAGCGCAAGCCGCAGGTCAACCAGAAGGATAACTTCTGGCTGGTCACTGCCAGGTCCCAGAGCTCCATTAACAACTGGTTCACAGACCTGGCTGGGACCAAGCCCCTCACGCTGCTGGCCAAAAAG GTTCCAATTTTTAGCAAAAAGGAAGAGGTATTTGGATACCTTGCCAAATATTCGGTTCCTGTGATGCGCTCAGCATGGATGATCAAAATGACCTGCGCATACCATGCTGCCATTACAGAGACTAAGGTCAAGAAAAGACATGTGACTGATCCCTGTATAG AATGGACCCAGATCATCACCAAATACCTGTGGGAGCAGCTTCAGAAGGTGGCTGAGTTCTACAGACAGTTCCCCAGCCAGGGCTGTGCCTCCCCACAGCCTGCCACACCCGCGGAGGTGGAGACAGCCATGAAGCAATGGGAGTACAACGAGAAGCTAGCCATGTTCATGTTTCAG GACGGCATGCTGGACCGACACGAGTTCCTCACCTGGGTGCTGGAGTGTTTTGAGAAGGTTCGACCTGGAGAAGATGAACTTCTTAGACTATTGCTGCCTCTCCTATTGCAG taCTCGGGGGAGTTCGTGCAGTCGGCCTACCTGTCCCGGAGGCTGGCGTACTTCTGCACCCGCCGGCTGAACCTCCTGCTGAGCGACGGCAGCCTGGGGCCGGGCACGGGCGGCCACCAGTCCCACGGCATCCTGGCCCAGCCGGGGAACGCCCTGCCCCCCACGCCCACCTCCCAGCCCGCGGGGGGcaaccagacccagacccccttCACAGACTTCTACATCTGCCCACAGCACCGACCCCTGGTGTTTGGGCTCAGCTGCATGCTGCAG agCATCGTGCTGTGTTGTCCCAGTGCGCTGGTGTGGCACTACTCCCTAACGGACAGCAGGAACAAAACGGGCTCGCCTCTCGACCtgctccccatctccccctccaacCTGCCCATGCCGGGCTCCAACACTGCCTTCACCCAGCAG GTCCGTGCAAAGGTACGAGAAATCGAGGAGCAAATCAAGGAGCGAGGCCAGGCGGTAGAGTTCAGGTGGTCCTTCGACAAATGCCAGGAGACGACCGCAG GCTTCACCATCGGTAGGGTTCTCCACACTCTGGAAGTTCTGGATAACCACAGCTTTGAGAAGTCGGACTTCAGCAACTCGCTAGACTCCCTCTACAACAGGATCTtcggctcgggtcagagcaaagaagGCCACGAG atgtCGCCCGATGACGACGCGGTGGTCACGCTGCTGTGTGAGTGGGCCGTGTGCTGCAAGCGGTCGGGCCGGCACAGAGCCATGGTGGTGGCCAAGCTGCTGGAGAAGAGGCAGGCCGAGATCGAGGCGGAG CGGTGCGGGGAGTCGGAGGTGGTGGACGAGAAGGGCTCGGTGTCGTCGGGCTCCCTGTCGGCCGCCACGCTGCCCGTCTTCCAGGACGTCCTGCTGCAGTTCCTGGACAcccaggcccccaccctga CCGAACCGGCCAATGAGAGTGAGCGGGTGGAGTTCTCCAACCTGGTGCTGCTCTTCTGCGAGCAGATCCGGCACGACGTCTTCTCCCACAACATTTACATGTGCACGCTCATCTCCCGCGGCGACCTGGCCTCAGACGCCCACCTGCCCCGCCCGCGGTCCCCCGGCGACGACCCCGGCGACGAGTCGGAGCGCAAGGagcaggacgccgccgccggcatCAAGATGGAG GATACCGGACTGTCGGAGTCGATGGAGGTCGATCAAAACTCCAGCGCTAATTTTGACGAG ATGTTCTCTCCCAGGATGCACTGCGAGTCCAAGGGGAGCCCGTCCCCCGAGAAGCCCGTCCCGGATCAGGACAGCAAGGCCGGGGTGAAGGACAAGGGCATGGACCCGGCCTTCCCCCAGGTGTACGAACAGCCCCGGCACATCCAGTACGCCACCCACTTCCCCATTCCCCAG GAGGAGAGCGCCAGCCACGAGTGCAACCAGCGCCTGGTGGTGCTGTACGGCGTGGGCAAGCAGCGCGACGAGGCGCGCCACGCCATCAAGAAGATCACCAAGGACATCCTGAAGGTGCTCAACCGCAAGAGCACGGCAGAGACGG gaggggaggagggacagaagaggaagaggagcaagcCAGAGGCCTTCCCCACGGCCGAAGACATTTTCTCCAAATTCCAGCACCTTTCCCACTTTGACCAGCACCAGGTCACCTCTCAG GTGTCCAGGAATGTGATGGAACAGATTACCAGCTTTGCCTTAGGGATGTCTTATCATCTGCCCCTGGTGCAACACATACAGTTCATCTTCGACCTCATGGAATACTCCCTCAACATCAGCGGCCTCATAGACTTTGCCATTCAG CTCCTGAACGAGCTCAGCCTGGTGGAGGCCGAGCTGCTGCTGAAGTCCTCCACCCTGGTGGGGAGCTACACCACCGGGCTGTGTCTGTGCATCGTGGCCGTGCTGCGGAGGTACCACTCCTGCCTCATCCTCAACCCGGAGCAGACGGCACAGGTCTTTGACGG GCTGCGCATCGTGGTGAAGTCCGGCGTGAACCCCGCCGACTGCTCTTCGGCCGAGCGCTGCATCCTGGCCTACCTGTACGACCTGTACACCTCCTGCAGCCACCTCAAGAGCAAGTTCGGAGAGATCTTCAG CGAGTTCTGTTCCAAGGTGAAGAACTCCATCTACTGCAACATCGACCCGTCGGACTCCAACATGCTGTGGGACCCGGTGTTCATGATGGAGGCCATCTCCAACCCCTCGGCCCACAACTTCAACCACTCGATGGTGGGCAAGCTGCTCAACGACAGCCCGCCAAACCGCTACAGCTTCGTGTGCAACGTGCTCATGGACGTCTGCGTGGACCACCGGGACCCCGAGAG GGTGAACGACATCGGGATCCTGTGTGCGGAGCTGACGGCGTACTGTCGTTCTCTCAGTGCCGAGTGGCTGGGCATTCTCAAGGCCCTGTGCTGCTCCTCCAACAACGGCAACTGTGGCTTCAACGACCTGCTGTGTAACgtagat GTCAGCGACCTGTCGTTCCACGACTCCCTGGCCACCTTCGTGGCCATCCTGATCGCCAGACAGTGTCTGCTGCTGGAGGACTTGGTGCGCTGTGTGgccatcccctccctcctcaacgcag CTTGCAGTGAGCAGGACTCTGAGCCGGGAGCCAGGCTCACCTGCCGCATCCTGCTACACCTCTTCAAGACCCCCCAGCGTAACCCTGTTCCTCAAGACGGGGCCAAGTCAG AAAAATCCCCGGTTGGTATCCGGTCGTCCTGCGATCGCCATCTGCTCGCCGCGTCCCAGAACAGCATAGTGGTGGGCGCAGTGTTCGCCGTCCTCAAGGCTGTCTTTATGTTGG GCGACGCAGAGCTCCGAGGCTCGGGCCTCTCGCATCCCGCCGGCCACGACGACCTATCGGGAGGCCGCAGCGTCTCCATAGAAACGGCCAGTCTGGATGTGTACGCAAAGTATGTGCTGAAGAGCATCTGCCAGCAG GAGTGGGTGGGGGAGCGCTGCCTGAAGTCCCTGTCGGAGGACAGCAGCGCCCTGCAGGACCCGGTGCTGGTCAACATCCAGGCCCAGCGGCTGCTGCAGCTCATCTGCTACCCCCACCGCCAGCTGGACAGCGACGACGGGGACAACCCCCAGCGGCAGCGCATCACGCGCATCCTGCAG AACATGGACCAGTGGACCATGAGGCAGTCGTCCCTGGAGCTGCAGCTGATGATCAAACAGAGCACCAACAGC GAGCTCCACTCTCTGCTGGAGAACATCGCCAAGGCCACCATCGAGGTGTTCCAGAAGTCTGCGGAGATGAACTCCATGTACCCCTCGGGGAGCGGCGACGGCAACCCCTCCTctgacaacaacagcagcaacagcaagaTGAAGCCCATCCTCAG CTCCTCGGAGCGGTCGGGGGTGTGGTTGGTGGCCCCCCTCATAGCCAAGCTGCACACCTCGGTGCAGGGCCACGTGCTGAAGGCGGCCGGGGACGAGCTGGAGAAGGGCCAGCATCTGGGCTCCTCCTCGCGCAAGGAGAGGGACCGGCAGAAACAGAAGAG CATGTCCCTGCTGAGTCAGCAGCCCTTCCTCTCCCTGGTGCTCACCTGTCTGAAGGGCCAGGACGAGCAGAGGGAGGGCCTGCTCACCTCGCTCTACAGCCAGGTGCAGCAGATCGTCACCAACTGGCGGGAGGACCAGTACCAGGACGACTGCAAGGCCAAGCAGATGATGCACGAGGCCCTGAAGCTGAGGCTCAACCTG GTGGGCGGGATGTTCGACACGGTGCAGCGCAGCACGCAGCAGACCACCGAGTGGGCGGTGCTCCTCCTGGACATCATCAGCAGCGGCACGGTGGACATGCAGTCCAACAA CGAGCTGTTCACCACGGTGCTGGACATGCTCAGCGTGCTCATCAACGGCACGCTGGCGGCGGACATGTCCAGCATCTCCCAgggcagcatggaggagaacaAGAGGGCCTACATGAACCTGGTGAAGAAGCtccgg AAAGAGCTGGGCGACAGGCAGTCGGAGAGTCTGGAGAAGGTCCGCCAGCTGCTCCCTCTCCCCAAGCAGACCAGGGACGTCATCACCTGCGAGCCCCAGGGCTCGCTCATAGACACCAAGGGCAACAAGATCGCCGGCTTCGAGAAGGAG GGCCTCCAAGTGTCCACCAAGCAGAAGATCTCCCCGTGGGACGTGTTCGAGGGCCTGAAGCACTCGGCGCCCCTCTCCTGGGGCTGGTTCGGCACGGTGCGCGTGGACCGCAAGGTCTCCcggctggaggagcagcagcgctTCCTGCTCTACCACACCCACCTGAAGCCCAAGCCCCGCAGCTACTACCTGGAGCCGCTGCCGCTgcccccggaggaggaggagccccccACGCCCCTCTCCCAGGAGCCCGAGAAGAAGATGGCGGAGGCGGCCAAGCCGGAGAAGAACGTGGCCAGCACGCCATCGGACTCCAGCAAGAAGAAGaccaacaagaagaagaagacgcaGGCCACCAAGaccgag GACTTTGTGAGCCGCACGCCCAGCGGCGGGCCCTACGTGCCGGGCATGCAGCCTGACCTGATGATGAGCCAGCAGAACCCCTACGCCAGGATTGGCTACGGGCAGCAGCCTATCGGCATCTACGCCCAGAACCAGCCTCTCCCACCAG GGGGTCCCGGGTTGGAGTCGCCATACCGCCCGAACCGCAACACCCAGATGAACAAGATGATGCCGGCGCGGCCCACCTACCCAGGCATGATGCCCAGCATCCCGGGCGGCATGATGATGGGCATGGACAAGCAGTACCCCATgggctacaagccccagcccgCCATGCCCCAGGGCCAGATCCTGAGACAGCAGCTACAG AACCAGAGCATAATGGGCCAGCAGATGAGACAGATGACACCCAACCAGCCTTACACGCCCATGCAGCCCGCCCAG AACATCAACCAGGGCTACACCTCGTACGCCTCCCACATGGGCCTTCAGCAGCACCCCTCCCAggccggcggcggtggcggtggcggtggcggcggcggcggcggcatcgTGCCCACCGCCTACGGGAACCAGAACTTCCAGGGCTCGCACCCCGGCGCCAACCCGGCGGCCGTGGACCCCCTGCGGCAGATGCAGCAGCGGCCCAGTGGCTATGTGCACCAGCAGGCGCCGGGCTACAACATGCAGAACACGCAGAG GTTCCCCCACCAGGCGTTGCAGCAGCAGGCTCCCATCATGCACGGCCTGGGTCACATGCCGGCCCAGGGTGTCCACCCCGGCATGAGGCCCAATCAGATActggcagagcagcagcagcagcaacagcagcagcagcagcaacaacaacagcaacagcaacagcagcagcagcagcagcagcagcaacagcagcagcaacaacaacaacagcaacagttCCTCAGACAGCAGGCCGCCCTCAGAGTATGT cagcagcaacaacaacagcaacaacaacaacaacaacaacaacaacaacaacagcagcagcaacaacaggtccagcagcaacaacaacaacaacaacagcagcagcaggtccagcagcagcaggtccagcagcagcaggtccagcagcagcagcagcagcagcaacaggtcccgccgcagcagcagcaacaggtcCCGCCGCAACAGCAGGTCCAGCAGGTCCAGCAGGTCCAGcaagtccagcagcagcagcagcagcagcagcagcagcagcagcaacaacaggtAGCAACATCCCAGACCCCTACCCAAGCACAGAGCCAGGCGCTGGGCATGCAACCCCTGCCCCCACAGCAAACCATG TTCCCGAGGCAGGGCATGCAgcagacccagcagcagcagcagactgcAGCTCTGGTccggcagctgcagcagcagctctccA ataCACAACCAGGCCAGAATACCAACTCATATTACTGA